Proteins encoded together in one Pontiella desulfatans window:
- a CDS encoding glycoside hydrolase family 172 protein, with protein sequence MNKYFKTMSLLCAATVLSVFSVQAEESVTIESLLTEMVDHESVARFPEKNFRLKQTSSYSRESTTPDEPKNWFKNHDYNSGPNDHNFVRVEENNGRKEWVMMDHSGPGVIVRSWMPWESPEKGTSDVTLRIYIDGSAEPVLVGNKLGLFDGTGLIPYPFGHTSLRSSVNFFPIPYARSCKVTLDHLPHYYIFTYREYDEGTPVKSFTMEDFEALKPLTATVGKTLLSPTIGRTAQPVGFTAQLDPKAEKQLELPSGVGSIRELSVKLGSYENMDVTRKTILKMEFDGMETVWCPIGDFFGSGIGLNPVQGWYRTVAEDGTMSCRWVMPYKQSAKVSLVNLNDEPIDAQVSVKRGAWTWDERSMYFNAAWRGQYPVHTRPYSDWNYVTLKGRGVYVGDTLTVMNPTDDWWGEGDAKIWVDGEDFPSIFGTGTEDYYAYSWGGRSTDFYEHPFQAQPMSHKYNKLNRKTAVGERNTQGYSTETRSRSLDTMPFARSLQLDMEVWTWTECDMGYGVGVYWYGDATTTSNRKPDPEEAIAVPRIPEKIASPFDGAVEFEKMKLVYAPPHLEQMPQNLKKYKGSWNENDHVLYKGLAVGDAVEFKIPASDAVAQKLILYATKSDNFATLRFTVNGNPAGGDVDLYAAKPVAAKPIELGTFEPVEGAYVLRVEVVGKKPKSEGTFFGLDNVVCKSNK encoded by the coding sequence ATGAATAAATATTTTAAAACCATGAGCCTGTTGTGTGCCGCTACGGTACTGTCAGTGTTTTCTGTACAGGCAGAAGAGAGCGTAACTATCGAGTCATTGTTGACCGAAATGGTGGATCACGAATCGGTGGCACGTTTTCCAGAAAAAAATTTCAGACTGAAGCAGACCAGCAGTTACAGCCGGGAATCCACGACGCCGGATGAACCAAAGAACTGGTTTAAAAATCATGACTATAACAGCGGCCCCAATGATCATAATTTTGTTCGCGTTGAAGAAAATAATGGTCGCAAGGAATGGGTGATGATGGATCATTCGGGACCCGGTGTGATTGTTCGCAGCTGGATGCCGTGGGAAAGTCCTGAAAAAGGTACTTCCGATGTGACCCTGCGAATTTACATCGATGGTTCTGCCGAGCCGGTGCTGGTCGGCAATAAATTGGGCCTGTTCGATGGCACAGGGCTCATTCCATATCCCTTTGGTCACACATCCCTGCGTTCGTCTGTGAATTTTTTCCCGATCCCCTATGCGAGAAGTTGCAAGGTGACGCTGGATCATTTGCCGCACTATTATATTTTTACCTATCGTGAATACGATGAAGGCACTCCCGTGAAGTCCTTTACGATGGAGGATTTTGAAGCGTTGAAACCGCTGACTGCAACCGTCGGGAAAACTCTGCTGAGTCCAACCATTGGAAGAACCGCTCAGCCTGTTGGGTTCACTGCTCAGCTCGATCCGAAAGCTGAAAAGCAGCTGGAGCTTCCCTCTGGCGTCGGATCGATTCGCGAGCTAAGCGTGAAACTGGGGAGCTATGAAAATATGGACGTAACCCGTAAGACCATTCTGAAAATGGAGTTTGATGGAATGGAAACCGTTTGGTGTCCGATCGGTGATTTCTTCGGGTCCGGCATTGGGCTGAACCCGGTTCAGGGGTGGTATCGCACGGTGGCGGAGGATGGAACCATGAGTTGCCGCTGGGTGATGCCCTACAAACAGTCCGCGAAAGTTTCGCTCGTTAATTTGAATGACGAACCGATCGATGCGCAGGTGTCGGTTAAGAGGGGCGCGTGGACATGGGATGAGCGTTCCATGTATTTCAACGCGGCGTGGCGTGGGCAGTATCCGGTGCACACCCGTCCTTATTCGGACTGGAACTATGTGACGCTTAAAGGGCGCGGCGTCTATGTCGGCGATACGCTCACGGTCATGAACCCGACGGATGATTGGTGGGGCGAAGGTGATGCCAAAATCTGGGTGGATGGAGAGGACTTCCCTTCCATCTTCGGCACCGGCACGGAAGATTATTATGCCTACTCATGGGGCGGCCGCAGTACGGACTTTTATGAGCATCCTTTTCAGGCCCAGCCGATGAGTCATAAATATAACAAGCTGAATCGCAAAACCGCTGTGGGCGAACGCAATACCCAGGGATATAGCACGGAAACCCGTTCGCGGTCGCTGGATACCATGCCGTTTGCTCGTTCGCTCCAGCTCGATATGGAGGTTTGGACGTGGACGGAGTGCGATATGGGCTATGGCGTGGGCGTCTATTGGTATGGCGATGCAACGACCACCTCGAACCGTAAGCCGGACCCGGAAGAGGCGATCGCTGTGCCGCGGATACCAGAGAAAATCGCCTCGCCGTTCGATGGTGCGGTTGAATTTGAAAAGATGAAGCTCGTTTACGCACCTCCGCATCTGGAGCAGATGCCCCAGAATCTTAAAAAATATAAAGGCAGCTGGAACGAAAATGATCACGTGCTGTACAAAGGGTTGGCGGTTGGCGACGCCGTGGAGTTTAAGATCCCGGCCTCCGATGCGGTTGCACAAAAGCTGATCCTGTACGCTACAAAAAGCGATAACTTCGCTACGTTGCGTTTTACGGTGAACGGAAATCCGGCGGGAGGGGATGTGGATCTGTATGCCGCCAAACCGGTCGCGGCCAAGCCGATTGAGTTGGGGACCTTCGAGCCGGTTGAAGGCGCGTACGTTCTGCGCGTGGAAGTCGTCGGAAAAAAACCGAAAAGTGAAGGCACGTTCTTCGGTCTCGATAACGTAGTTTGTAAATCCAACAAATGA
- a CDS encoding sulfatase family protein translates to MKNVIFMMLVGLLGVVSAEKAPNIVLIFTDDQGYQDLGCFGSPTIKTPNIDQMAKEGMRLTSFYAQTVCGPSRASLMTGCYPLRLARHANPDSVHPELHLEEITLAEVLKTQGYTTGMFGKWDLAGHKPGTHKVELLPPHQGFDYSFGPPASNDHYVDLFRNGEKIESKADMSQLTRRYTDEAIAFIKRNRKRPFFVYLAHTMPHVKLAVSEEFKGKSAGGLYGDTVEELDWNVGRLMQALKDEGVDQNTYVIYTSDNGPWYFGRSGGHKKSMGPNWAEHGGSAKPLRGAKTTAWEGGLRVPFIIRAPGKVPAGTECDAVVATIDMMPTLAKLAGGTAPSDRVIDGLDVSALIHGETDRLDRPYFYYQHDCLRAVRYGQWKLMLPYTEPEKGSIASSWQTYMEKNDVIRVEKPMLFDLEVDISETTDVADRHPEKVAELMKLAKQAQQDIGDHDTFSELARTFGAQRRTLSTESKGGGNY, encoded by the coding sequence ATGAAGAATGTTATTTTTATGATGCTGGTCGGCCTGTTGGGAGTCGTGAGTGCAGAGAAGGCTCCTAACATTGTTCTAATTTTTACGGACGACCAAGGGTATCAGGATTTGGGGTGCTTCGGTTCCCCGACCATTAAAACGCCGAACATCGACCAGATGGCGAAGGAGGGCATGCGGCTCACCAGTTTCTATGCCCAGACGGTCTGCGGTCCTTCGCGCGCGTCGCTGATGACGGGGTGCTATCCGCTGCGGCTCGCCCGGCATGCGAATCCGGATTCGGTTCATCCCGAACTGCATCTCGAGGAAATTACCCTGGCCGAAGTGCTGAAGACGCAGGGCTATACGACGGGCATGTTCGGTAAGTGGGATTTGGCCGGGCACAAGCCGGGAACGCATAAGGTCGAATTGCTGCCGCCGCATCAGGGGTTTGACTATTCGTTCGGTCCGCCCGCCAGCAACGATCATTATGTGGACTTGTTCCGCAATGGTGAGAAGATTGAGTCGAAGGCCGATATGAGCCAACTGACCCGGCGTTACACGGATGAGGCGATTGCATTCATCAAACGTAACCGGAAGAGGCCGTTTTTCGTTTATCTCGCGCACACCATGCCGCATGTAAAGCTGGCTGTGTCGGAAGAGTTTAAGGGTAAATCGGCTGGCGGCCTTTACGGCGATACGGTGGAGGAACTCGACTGGAATGTCGGCCGTCTGATGCAGGCGCTGAAGGACGAGGGGGTAGATCAAAACACCTATGTCATTTACACCAGTGACAACGGCCCCTGGTATTTTGGCCGCAGTGGTGGTCATAAGAAATCGATGGGGCCGAACTGGGCGGAACATGGCGGGTCGGCCAAGCCCTTGCGCGGGGCGAAGACGACGGCGTGGGAGGGCGGACTGCGTGTGCCCTTCATCATCCGGGCCCCGGGTAAGGTGCCTGCCGGAACCGAGTGCGATGCCGTGGTGGCGACCATTGATATGATGCCGACGCTTGCGAAGCTGGCGGGCGGAACGGCTCCGTCGGATCGCGTGATTGACGGGCTGGATGTTTCGGCGTTGATCCATGGAGAAACAGATCGTCTGGATCGCCCCTATTTTTATTATCAACACGACTGTCTGCGTGCGGTGCGTTATGGACAATGGAAATTGATGCTACCGTATACCGAACCTGAGAAAGGGAGCATTGCCTCCTCCTGGCAAACGTATATGGAAAAGAACGACGTCATCCGGGTTGAAAAACCGATGCTTTTTGATCTGGAGGTGGATATCAGCGAAACCACCGATGTGGCGGACCGGCATCCTGAAAAGGTGGCCGAACTGATGAAGCTGGCTAAACAGGCACAGCAGGATATCGGCGATCACGATACGTTTAGTGAACTTGCCCGCACCTTCGGCGCACAACGCCGCACACTTTCAACGGAATCTAAGGGGGGCGGAAATTATTAA
- a CDS encoding CBM96 family carbohydrate-binding protein gives MKVKLTFMALVGLVTAAYPADYTNALGGDWEVPENWDSGAVPASTNAVTIAGSAGGQAVVMDADSWTYLINNSLTHSATEYRTLTVLLAGTGTASLEVDIGAGNRWKATSGGGYYVGNASGSDGTLNILSGSCVFEAGIMKIAQSLGSTGRINIAGADASYIAARESGGTSLSVGTGGNGTLYISDGIFQSRAGVEVGSFGMFEVFGSAVDEIGIGSYSSLDGNWQQDSGGTLKVGIDAGGITPIFVDDKDDDGTGGDVVFESGALLDVGFQSLEENGAWNIMQWEGNLSNNGLIFAPGVDTNAWSINWVDTDSTNGVDTLQVIYYSPMMTTNGTSYEWLDTYYTGLTSVAEYQAVDDSDTDGDGQLAWQEYVAGTVPTNAVSVFALKSLQAVSNDLVATWFSVPHKRYGVTQSTNLVSNDWNQTASNIVGQLAETSHVLNIGAEEAGFASVFIEPMPDLLELEAVADAYIWDGFNADANFGNVAEIKTINSAYNQMELLLKFTLPSTTEIPDSAYIWIITTADGTDPVQNAAYLVEDNSWTENGVTWNTKPVTGAEIDAWVTTNSQAIKIDVLDEVTEALKTGGSFSVAVKSPHNIGLDGMSTYASREHSTIAAPKLELKFNQPTVTVQPGESIQSALDTIHAQSGGHVVLAAGDHYVSDSLVIYSGTTLRGQGAGLSRIRMDVESNVPVLLGPSQGSLMTSDVTIKDLTVDGQQPADQQTLDATENPRNTVRGNVYGILFSDQGAGNNTERMRIENVEVTRCTMGIHVKGVNDLRIQNGDSHANGCLIGFDHNLYFRRAENTLVKNMNLSESTAGNGFNLSTDCYNVILDNCDASDNHFRGIRFEANDGGERMMIINCITSRNGLTENQPGVRVANVPDFTIIGSTSDGNGGYGFYCVNSDDGLLRDNSASGNADSNYYLPGSTYQQSNNSGW, from the coding sequence ATGAAGGTCAAACTTACATTCATGGCCTTGGTCGGTCTGGTTACGGCTGCTTATCCGGCGGACTACACCAATGCATTGGGCGGCGATTGGGAAGTCCCCGAAAACTGGGACTCCGGGGCGGTTCCGGCCAGCACGAACGCCGTCACGATTGCCGGTTCTGCAGGCGGTCAGGCGGTTGTGATGGATGCCGATAGCTGGACCTACCTCATCAATAATTCCCTAACCCATTCCGCCACAGAATACCGGACTCTAACTGTTTTGCTGGCTGGGACTGGAACGGCGTCGCTGGAGGTTGATATCGGTGCCGGCAACAGATGGAAAGCTACATCGGGCGGCGGGTACTATGTAGGCAACGCAAGCGGTTCAGACGGCACGCTGAATATATTGAGTGGGAGCTGTGTTTTTGAAGCCGGGATCATGAAGATTGCCCAATCGCTTGGTTCGACCGGGCGGATCAATATTGCCGGCGCAGATGCGTCTTATATTGCCGCGCGGGAATCGGGCGGCACGAGCCTTTCAGTGGGAACGGGCGGCAATGGAACACTTTATATCAGCGATGGAATTTTTCAGTCACGGGCAGGAGTCGAAGTAGGTTCTTTCGGAATGTTTGAAGTGTTCGGCAGTGCGGTGGATGAAATCGGCATCGGAAGCTACAGCTCCCTTGACGGCAACTGGCAACAGGATTCCGGGGGCACGCTGAAGGTGGGGATTGATGCCGGCGGCATAACGCCCATCTTTGTGGATGACAAGGACGACGATGGAACCGGTGGCGATGTTGTCTTTGAATCCGGTGCTTTGCTGGACGTCGGTTTCCAGAGTTTGGAAGAAAACGGTGCGTGGAACATTATGCAATGGGAAGGTAATCTTTCGAATAACGGACTGATTTTTGCGCCCGGAGTGGATACAAATGCCTGGAGTATAAACTGGGTAGATACAGATTCCACCAACGGCGTTGATACGTTGCAGGTGATTTATTATTCACCCATGATGACGACGAACGGAACATCTTATGAATGGCTGGACACGTATTACACCGGATTGACCTCGGTCGCTGAATATCAGGCAGTAGATGACAGTGATACGGACGGTGATGGGCAACTGGCCTGGCAGGAATATGTGGCAGGAACAGTTCCAACGAATGCGGTATCGGTTTTCGCGTTGAAGTCCCTTCAGGCGGTAAGTAACGATCTGGTGGCTACCTGGTTCTCGGTTCCCCATAAGCGGTACGGCGTTACTCAATCCACAAACCTCGTTTCCAATGATTGGAACCAGACGGCATCCAATATTGTTGGTCAACTGGCTGAGACCTCGCATGTACTGAACATTGGTGCTGAAGAGGCAGGCTTCGCATCTGTATTCATAGAACCCATGCCGGATTTGCTGGAGCTGGAGGCTGTTGCGGATGCCTATATTTGGGATGGTTTCAATGCGGATGCTAATTTTGGAAACGTCGCCGAAATCAAAACCATCAACTCCGCGTATAATCAGATGGAGCTGCTCCTTAAATTCACTCTTCCGAGTACCACCGAAATTCCTGATTCTGCCTACATCTGGATCATCACCACCGCCGACGGAACAGATCCGGTACAAAACGCAGCCTATCTGGTGGAGGATAACAGCTGGACGGAAAACGGCGTGACCTGGAACACGAAACCGGTGACCGGTGCAGAAATCGATGCCTGGGTAACGACCAACAGCCAGGCCATTAAAATTGATGTGCTCGATGAAGTCACAGAGGCTCTGAAGACAGGCGGCTCCTTTTCGGTGGCGGTCAAGTCGCCCCACAACATCGGACTCGATGGCATGAGCACTTATGCCAGCCGGGAGCACAGCACGATTGCGGCTCCGAAACTGGAACTTAAATTTAATCAGCCGACCGTCACCGTCCAACCTGGGGAGTCGATTCAATCTGCACTGGACACGATTCATGCCCAGAGCGGCGGTCATGTTGTGCTTGCGGCAGGCGATCATTATGTCAGCGACTCGCTGGTGATTTACAGCGGCACTACGCTGAGGGGGCAGGGTGCCGGACTTTCCAGGATACGAATGGATGTGGAATCGAATGTTCCGGTATTGCTCGGACCGAGTCAGGGCTCTCTGATGACCAGCGATGTGACCATTAAGGATTTGACGGTCGATGGGCAACAGCCGGCCGACCAGCAGACGCTGGATGCAACCGAGAATCCCCGCAATACCGTTCGGGGCAATGTGTATGGCATTCTCTTCAGCGATCAGGGCGCAGGAAATAATACGGAACGCATGCGCATTGAAAATGTGGAGGTGACTCGGTGTACGATGGGCATCCACGTGAAAGGTGTGAATGATCTGCGTATTCAGAACGGTGACTCCCATGCAAACGGCTGTCTGATTGGGTTTGACCACAATCTCTATTTCCGACGTGCCGAAAATACGTTGGTCAAGAATATGAATCTCAGCGAAAGCACGGCTGGGAATGGATTCAATCTCTCAACGGATTGCTATAACGTGATTCTCGATAATTGTGATGCATCGGACAACCATTTCCGAGGCATCCGCTTTGAGGCCAACGACGGCGGTGAGCGCATGATGATCATTAACTGCATCACGAGCCGGAATGGTCTCACCGAAAACCAGCCCGGTGTCCGTGTGGCTAATGTCCCGGACTTTACCATCATCGGAAGCACATCAGACGGTAATGGTGGTTACGGGTTTTATTGTGTGAATTCTGATGATGGATTGCTTCGTGACAACAGCGCTTCCGGTAATGCAGATTCAAATTATTATCTGCCCGGAAGTACTTACCAGCAGAGCAATAATTCCGGTTGGTAA
- a CDS encoding carbohydrate-binding protein, producing the protein MKNTGKPILFGAMGIIVLVLMPMTSQAVTAAFTGAGGNTLWHNPANWSAGEVPGTTQADVVAFTDNITVDFNAATWAYLSANSLLTGGASGEYRGATRFLAGDGFGTETQVVNFDYGDANTMRYTGANRMTLGSRNGQTSRLNILSGTTIFESAPFDIGDSAGSSGTLNVSGGHFVIGRNAINVGDAGSALVNITGGRFTTRAALTLGSLGTFHVSGTAATEIGIGSYSSVDGAWSQSGLLSIGIDDTATGVTKIFIDDYNDDGAGAQGNVTFLSGALLDVDFAGAFTNQGTFTVMEWEGTLTDNGLAFAPGVDTNFWSFELVDTDAFNGVDTLQVTYFDPTFNPTPDYINPTGGKWETPENWMSGIVPSGSDEVTIAGSASGQPVVMDAASWTYLSNNSLLHSSTEYRVSKLLLGGDQTASLDINIGAGNTMKATSGGTYYVGSASGSDGTLNVLSGNCVLEASILRIAQSAGSAGRINIIGADASYTAARADGGGTSLSVGTGGDGTFYISDGSFNSRMGVTVAASGTFEVAGSAVDEIGIGSYGSMDGNWQQHAGGTLRVGIDLGLAGLTKIFVDDYLDDGGAYATFAAGSLLDVDYYNGGYGGGTWTVLEVENGDITDNGLAFAPGVDTGIWSFNIDNSGANGKLTVTATGDPAPPQFDVSMTVDDTRRQMMRYGLDYERLWSWNSLAVSMSDEIAEWSVNDCNIDYIRCAINSKYELEETNFVNSAYTSKIIPMMTAMQEANPHIKWFASPRPLNEAYSGGQWNGEDVTWQPYPIWITGASTPTNSNFNFNDIKCSEYLIRYLLLMKSHGFKITYLDITNEWQSDNYGGRVTQFDVRDIVAEFQDYLTNPWEHPEIPGVVLDADDIPLIVGPSSWNYQQGGNWIDSLDTQAKKDAIDIASSHNTDRTGTASDFAATVAAYCNPGTEVWETEQHGWKSTSGENEVTSFYYYIQSIRAGFTGLNSWLAIGKASQGHCFLLNESGASEVVRNVKYYIFKKLSTTSNYGYALDIDEFSSDSTMALIRDNLLTVWINNTAPTSIVAAVNIGNHVLGGTDIQYTRWNESLPVEGVEDTLTAYSSSNFYSTIEAESLYCFEITLLDNEDNFPFVQAENYATGSGVAILPCIDTGGGDMVAFASAGDEVLFNLDIVKTYPHDVAFRVSSESANIAFEVYDGTNLLASVNRVATGGAQNWTTIYETLHFDGGPMELRIVATGGGWNLNWIAFDQQFYSPTGMEPGSDPLVDLMNIDDSSLTLSWSGVEGGTYALQHSTNLVNGFSTVESGIPVHSATNMNTLATPDDEGFYRIIVE; encoded by the coding sequence ATGAAAAACACCGGGAAGCCTATTTTATTTGGAGCGATGGGGATCATTGTTTTGGTGTTGATGCCCATGACAAGTCAGGCTGTTACTGCAGCGTTTACCGGTGCCGGCGGCAATACGCTTTGGCACAACCCCGCAAACTGGAGTGCCGGCGAGGTTCCCGGAACCACACAGGCGGACGTAGTTGCCTTTACAGACAATATTACGGTTGATTTCAATGCAGCCACCTGGGCCTACCTGTCAGCAAACTCACTCTTGACGGGGGGAGCTTCAGGAGAGTATCGGGGTGCCACCCGCTTTTTGGCAGGTGATGGCTTCGGAACCGAAACGCAGGTCGTCAATTTTGATTACGGCGATGCGAACACCATGCGCTATACGGGTGCAAATCGGATGACCCTTGGCAGTAGAAATGGTCAGACCAGCAGATTGAATATTCTGAGCGGCACCACGATTTTCGAATCCGCTCCTTTCGATATCGGCGATAGCGCAGGATCCTCCGGAACACTTAATGTTTCTGGCGGACATTTTGTAATTGGCCGTAACGCCATTAACGTTGGGGATGCAGGGTCTGCCCTCGTCAATATTACCGGTGGCCGTTTCACAACCCGCGCTGCTCTCACCCTCGGCAGCTTGGGAACCTTCCATGTTTCCGGTACTGCCGCGACAGAAATTGGGATCGGTTCTTATAGCTCTGTAGACGGAGCCTGGTCCCAGAGCGGTTTGCTCAGTATCGGCATTGATGACACCGCCACCGGCGTAACCAAGATTTTTATTGATGATTATAATGATGACGGAGCAGGAGCGCAGGGCAATGTGACCTTCTTGTCCGGTGCGCTGCTGGATGTCGACTTCGCAGGGGCCTTCACGAATCAAGGAACCTTCACCGTGATGGAATGGGAGGGCACCTTGACGGATAACGGCCTAGCCTTTGCGCCGGGGGTCGATACGAATTTCTGGAGTTTTGAATTGGTCGATACCGATGCGTTCAATGGAGTGGATACACTACAAGTTACTTATTTTGACCCTACGTTTAATCCGACGCCGGACTATATAAATCCAACCGGAGGGAAATGGGAAACGCCGGAAAACTGGATGTCGGGTATTGTTCCTTCAGGTTCTGATGAAGTCACGATTGCCGGATCGGCGTCCGGGCAGCCCGTTGTAATGGATGCGGCCAGCTGGACATACCTTTCCAATAACTCATTGCTTCATAGTTCCACGGAATATCGCGTAAGCAAACTGTTATTGGGAGGGGACCAAACGGCTTCATTGGATATCAATATCGGTGCCGGGAATACAATGAAAGCTACCAGTGGGGGAACATATTATGTGGGCTCAGCCAGCGGATCCGATGGCACATTGAATGTCCTGAGCGGGAACTGTGTACTGGAAGCGTCCATTCTGCGTATTGCGCAATCAGCTGGATCTGCGGGGCGGATTAATATTATCGGCGCAGATGCTTCCTACACCGCAGCACGTGCAGATGGTGGCGGCACCAGCCTGTCAGTAGGTACAGGTGGCGACGGCACATTTTACATTAGCGATGGATCATTCAATTCGCGGATGGGTGTTACCGTGGCGGCTTCAGGAACGTTTGAAGTGGCCGGCAGCGCGGTGGATGAAATCGGCATCGGAAGCTATGGCTCTATGGACGGGAACTGGCAACAGCATGCCGGCGGAACGTTGAGGGTTGGCATTGACCTGGGCTTGGCCGGCCTGACGAAGATTTTTGTTGATGATTATCTCGATGACGGAGGCGCCTATGCCACGTTCGCGGCGGGATCGCTGCTGGATGTCGATTATTACAACGGCGGCTACGGCGGCGGTACATGGACGGTGCTGGAAGTCGAAAATGGCGACATCACGGATAATGGACTGGCCTTTGCTCCCGGTGTGGATACCGGTATCTGGTCTTTCAATATCGACAATTCCGGTGCCAACGGAAAGCTGACTGTTACCGCAACCGGCGATCCGGCTCCTCCGCAGTTTGATGTATCCATGACGGTTGATGACACGCGCCGGCAGATGATGCGCTACGGCCTGGACTACGAGCGCCTCTGGTCCTGGAATTCCCTTGCTGTTTCGATGTCTGATGAAATTGCGGAGTGGTCGGTGAACGACTGCAATATCGACTACATCCGCTGCGCCATCAACAGCAAGTATGAACTCGAAGAGACCAATTTCGTTAACAGTGCCTACACCAGCAAGATCATCCCGATGATGACGGCGATGCAGGAAGCTAATCCGCACATCAAGTGGTTCGCATCGCCGCGACCCCTGAATGAAGCTTATTCCGGTGGGCAATGGAATGGCGAAGACGTAACCTGGCAACCCTATCCCATTTGGATTACCGGAGCCAGTACGCCCACGAACAGCAACTTTAATTTCAATGATATCAAGTGCTCGGAATACCTGATCCGTTATCTGTTGCTGATGAAGTCCCATGGATTCAAGATCACCTACCTGGACATAACAAATGAATGGCAGAGCGATAATTACGGCGGGCGAGTAACACAGTTCGACGTCAGGGACATCGTCGCGGAGTTTCAGGATTACCTGACGAACCCATGGGAGCACCCTGAAATTCCGGGCGTTGTGCTTGATGCCGATGATATCCCGCTGATTGTCGGCCCATCGTCCTGGAACTACCAGCAAGGTGGTAATTGGATCGACAGCCTGGATACCCAGGCCAAGAAAGACGCGATCGATATTGCCTCCAGCCACAACACGGACCGGACGGGAACGGCTTCGGACTTTGCCGCCACGGTCGCCGCCTACTGCAATCCGGGAACCGAAGTTTGGGAAACCGAGCAGCATGGCTGGAAAAGCACTTCCGGCGAGAATGAGGTGACGTCTTTCTACTACTATATTCAGTCTATCCGTGCCGGGTTTACCGGCCTCAATAGCTGGTTGGCGATTGGTAAGGCGAGTCAGGGGCACTGTTTCCTTTTGAATGAATCCGGTGCATCCGAGGTCGTCCGCAACGTGAAGTATTATATCTTCAAGAAGCTCTCCACCACGTCAAACTATGGCTACGCGCTGGATATCGACGAATTCTCATCGGACTCGACCATGGCCCTGATTCGTGACAATCTGCTGACGGTCTGGATCAACAATACTGCCCCCACCAGTATAGTGGCCGCGGTCAACATCGGTAACCATGTGCTCGGGGGCACCGACATCCAATATACCCGATGGAATGAATCGCTTCCCGTTGAAGGGGTGGAGGATACCCTGACGGCCTACAGCAGTTCCAACTTCTACTCAACCATTGAAGCTGAATCCCTGTATTGCTTTGAAATCACGCTTCTGGACAACGAAGATAACTTCCCGTTTGTGCAGGCCGAAAACTATGCCACCGGTTCCGGTGTTGCCATTCTGCCCTGCATCGACACGGGCGGCGGAGACATGGTGGCGTTTGCATCGGCGGGGGATGAGGTTTTGTTCAATCTGGACATCGTCAAAACCTATCCGCACGATGTGGCATTCCGGGTTTCCTCCGAAAGCGCCAACATCGCGTTCGAGGTCTATGACGGCACCAATCTGCTGGCGTCTGTGAACCGCGTGGCGACCGGCGGTGCCCAGAACTGGACCACCATCTACGAAACATTGCATTTTGATGGCGGCCCGATGGAACTTCGCATTGTCGCGACTGGCGGTGGCTGGAACCTGAACTGGATTGCATTTGACCAGCAATTCTATTCGCCAACCGGTATGGAGCCGGGAAGCGATCCTCTTGTTGATTTGATGAATATTGATGATAGCTCATTAACGCTCTCGTGGTCTGGTGTGGAGGGCGGCACCTATGCCCTGCAACATTCGACCAATCTGGTGAACGGATTTTCGACTGTTGAATCGGGAATTCCGGTGCACAGCGCGACTAATATGAACACTCTTGCAACTCCGGATGACGAGGGCTTCTACCGCATCATTGTGGAATAG